The following coding sequences lie in one Methylosinus sp. PW1 genomic window:
- a CDS encoding TadE/TadG family type IV pilus assembly protein, translating to MSASSAERRDARALLREERAFAAVEFALMLPLVLVIYLGLAELALGQRASQRLDLVAHTLSDLAAQQLKGGSNSGQAGMDEDTIQAIFSAATTLMSPLPTTNLKMTISEVTVSADATQTSGFKASVNWTIAKNSGTLRPCKINNVAKLNAADVAPVDPNSMPTSYTSAKSVTLSNASGGTTTTSVTPTIGSIIVADVTYSYQPSFSRTITWLRTAAPLMSRTSYSPVRNTYSPNHVQYYMTSGTNCSTSP from the coding sequence ATGAGCGCTTCGTCGGCCGAGCGCCGCGATGCGCGCGCCCTGCTGCGCGAGGAGCGCGCCTTCGCGGCGGTGGAATTCGCGCTCATGCTGCCGCTGGTGCTGGTGATCTATCTCGGCCTCGCGGAGCTGGCGCTCGGGCAGCGCGCGAGCCAGAGGCTCGATCTCGTCGCGCATACGCTCTCCGATCTCGCCGCGCAGCAATTGAAAGGCGGCTCCAATTCCGGCCAGGCCGGAATGGACGAGGATACGATTCAGGCGATTTTTTCCGCCGCGACGACGCTGATGTCGCCGCTGCCGACCACCAATCTGAAAATGACGATCTCGGAGGTCACGGTCAGCGCCGACGCGACGCAGACGAGCGGCTTCAAGGCGAGCGTGAATTGGACCATCGCCAAGAACTCCGGCACGCTGCGCCCGTGCAAGATCAATAATGTCGCCAAGCTCAACGCGGCCGATGTCGCGCCTGTCGATCCCAATTCCATGCCGACGAGCTATACGAGCGCGAAATCGGTGACGCTGTCCAACGCCAGCGGAGGCACGACGACGACCAGTGTGACGCCGACCATCGGCTCGATCATCGTCGCCGATGTGACCTACAGCTATCAGCCCTCCTTCAGCCGCACGATCACCTGGCTGAGGACGGCGGCGCCGCTGATGTCGCGCACCAGCTATTCGCCGGTGCGCAACACCTACAGCCCCAATCATGTGCAATATTACATGACGAGCGGAACCAATTGCTCCACCTCGCCATGA
- a CDS encoding TadE/TadG family type IV pilus assembly protein: MSGDENLSRQPTRRFAASVIRFGRDGNGALAVEFAMVLVPMLGLLGAIFETGIVYFKSQQLQVATIHASRAVLTHSLANMTYQNFIDKYVCTWQASGVVAAGTLSTSFDCSKILVDIADVGNGKDWSSASTSNSFYSNPPAASSTITMPASGHVAVVRIVYPMPAVTAILTGGILTGITLGKTTSGEVTYNSRWTHLLFGVAAFRVEPT; this comes from the coding sequence ATGAGCGGAGACGAAAATTTGTCGCGACAGCCGACGCGCCGATTCGCCGCGAGCGTGATTCGCTTCGGGCGCGACGGGAACGGGGCGCTCGCGGTCGAGTTCGCCATGGTGCTCGTTCCGATGCTCGGGCTGCTCGGCGCGATTTTCGAGACGGGAATCGTCTATTTCAAGAGCCAGCAGCTGCAGGTGGCCACCATTCATGCGAGCCGCGCCGTGCTGACGCACAGCCTCGCCAACATGACCTATCAGAATTTCATCGACAAATATGTCTGCACTTGGCAGGCCAGCGGCGTCGTCGCGGCCGGCACGTTGAGCACATCCTTCGACTGCTCGAAGATTCTGGTCGATATCGCCGATGTCGGCAATGGCAAGGACTGGTCGAGCGCGTCGACCTCCAATTCCTTCTATTCCAATCCTCCGGCGGCGAGCTCGACGATCACGATGCCGGCCTCCGGCCATGTCGCCGTCGTGCGCATCGTCTATCCTATGCCGGCGGTGACGGCGATTCTCACCGGCGGCATTTTGACCGGCATAACGCTTGGCAAGACGACGAGCGGAGAGGTCACATATAACAGCCGATGGACGCATCTGCTGTTCGGCGTCGCCGCTTTTCGCGTGGAGCCGACATGA
- a CDS encoding cytochrome b produces the protein MVERQPYSPLAKALHWIIAALALTSLPTGVVMADLDKGPLQDNLFVLHESIGVILLALMVPRLLARLRRRPGSGADLTPAERLVSKATHLGLYLLLIATPIVGWLALSAYGLGPSFFWLGHLPALLGKDEPLSKQLFELHEILGWVLLALIALHIAGVIRHRIAGDEVVWRMLPEAWRK, from the coding sequence ATGGTCGAGCGACAGCCCTATTCGCCTCTCGCCAAGGCGCTGCATTGGATCATCGCCGCTCTGGCGCTGACGTCCCTGCCGACCGGCGTGGTGATGGCCGATCTCGATAAAGGGCCGCTGCAGGACAATCTGTTCGTGCTGCACGAATCGATCGGCGTCATCTTGCTGGCTCTGATGGTTCCCCGCCTTCTCGCGCGGCTGCGCCGTCGGCCGGGCTCTGGCGCCGATCTGACGCCGGCCGAGCGTCTCGTCTCGAAAGCGACGCATCTCGGGCTCTATCTGCTGCTGATCGCGACGCCGATCGTCGGCTGGCTGGCGCTGTCGGCCTATGGCCTCGGGCCGAGCTTCTTCTGGCTCGGCCATCTCCCGGCCCTCCTCGGCAAGGACGAGCCGCTATCGAAACAGCTCTTCGAGCTGCATGAGATTCTCGGCTGGGTCCTGCTCGCGCTGATCGCGCTGCATATCGCCGGCGTCATCCGCCATCGCATCGCCGGCGACGAGGTCGTCTGGCGCATGCTTCCAGAGGCTTGGCGCAAATAG
- a CDS encoding DUF4261 domain-containing protein has translation MAAPNDTMLALVLSKDGLLPEGEALGAAIRRHFPQAQTPDKEIPGGTSVFLADGAMVAIGGVAAPAPIAEDDPCVAYAWHWKDVWPAIEGHAGHLVVAVTGGSDAKTRSLLLGRAITAVIEATPAACAVHFAGSDALWPAALVAEVVSKSGDQPPIPFFVAVALGRDPDGGVSAITKGLTAFGLMEIETRGFKDDPSELNGFLIDIAAYLVDAGAVLGDGETIGPDADTKIIVRHEESVVAPGQKVYRLYFPTQGHA, from the coding sequence ATGGCCGCCCCCAATGACACAATGCTCGCGCTCGTCCTCTCGAAGGATGGGCTGCTTCCCGAGGGGGAGGCGCTCGGCGCCGCGATCCGGCGGCATTTCCCGCAGGCGCAGACGCCGGACAAGGAAATCCCCGGCGGAACCAGCGTGTTTCTCGCTGATGGCGCCATGGTGGCCATTGGCGGCGTGGCGGCGCCGGCGCCCATCGCCGAGGATGATCCTTGCGTCGCCTACGCTTGGCATTGGAAGGACGTCTGGCCGGCGATCGAAGGCCATGCCGGCCATTTGGTAGTGGCCGTGACCGGCGGCTCCGACGCCAAGACCCGCTCGCTCCTGCTCGGCCGCGCCATCACGGCGGTCATCGAGGCGACGCCCGCCGCTTGCGCCGTGCATTTCGCCGGCTCCGACGCTCTTTGGCCGGCCGCGCTGGTCGCCGAGGTGGTGTCGAAAAGCGGCGACCAGCCGCCCATTCCCTTCTTCGTCGCGGTGGCGCTCGGTCGCGACCCGGACGGCGGCGTTTCGGCCATCACCAAGGGGCTCACGGCTTTCGGCCTGATGGAGATCGAGACCCGAGGCTTCAAGGACGATCCCAGCGAGCTGAACGGCTTTCTGATCGATATCGCCGCTTATCTCGTCGACGCCGGCGCCGTGCTCGGCGATGGCGAGACCATCGGCCCGGACGCCGACACGAAGATCATCGTGCGGCACGAGGAATCGGTCGTGGCGCCGGGGCAGAAAGTCTACCGGCTGTATTTCCCGACGCAGGGCCACGCCTGA
- a CDS encoding 6-carboxytetrahydropterin synthase, producing the protein MYAVEVRDHIMIAHSFKGELFGPAQRLHGATFVVDVAFFRETLTVDEVVVDIGRAHDALKATLAPLNYQNLDEIEQFKGRQTTTEFLSRHIFDAMAAAARTGALGPGGEGISRIRVTLHESHVARAWFEGAV; encoded by the coding sequence ATGTACGCAGTCGAAGTCCGCGACCACATCATGATCGCCCATAGCTTCAAGGGCGAGCTGTTCGGCCCGGCGCAGCGCCTTCACGGCGCGACCTTCGTCGTCGATGTGGCGTTTTTTCGCGAGACGCTGACCGTCGACGAGGTGGTGGTCGACATCGGCCGCGCCCATGACGCGCTGAAGGCGACGCTGGCGCCGCTGAACTACCAGAATCTCGACGAGATCGAGCAGTTCAAGGGCCGGCAGACGACGACCGAATTTCTCTCGCGGCATATTTTCGACGCCATGGCCGCCGCCGCCCGCACGGGCGCGCTCGGGCCGGGCGGCGAGGGCATCTCGCGCATTCGCGTGACGCTGCACGAGTCCCATGTCGCCCGCGCCTGGTTCGAGGGCGCCGTGTGA
- a CDS encoding glycosyltransferase family 4 protein: MRRIVFAIPGDIEARTGGYGYDRRVLAELARQRVAAVHLALPGGFPHPTAAEERAVAAAFDGELTAEDVALIDGLAYGALSETAIAAIAAPIVALCHHPLWLEAGLSPARAAALRENERRALARAAHVIATSAHTGETLIRDFGASERKLTIAPPGTDPAPRAVGSGGAPALLTVGSIIPRKAFHLLVEALSDLCDLDWRLAIVGGAHHSPQTAADLARLIEASGLGGRIALRGELSGEALDMAYHGADVFVSASLHEGYGMALAEALARGLPIVATTGGAAGDTIPDSAALKIPPGDVAALRDALRAIIADSALRARLGEASWRAGQALPRWEETARIIADVTRGLT; the protein is encoded by the coding sequence GTGAGGCGCATCGTCTTCGCCATTCCGGGAGACATAGAGGCGAGGACCGGCGGCTATGGCTATGACCGCCGCGTCCTCGCGGAATTGGCGCGGCAGCGCGTCGCGGCGGTCCATCTCGCTCTGCCGGGCGGCTTTCCGCATCCGACGGCCGCGGAGGAGCGCGCCGTCGCCGCTGCTTTCGACGGTGAATTGACGGCGGAGGACGTCGCGCTCATCGACGGCCTCGCCTATGGCGCGCTCTCCGAGACGGCGATCGCAGCCATTGCGGCGCCGATCGTGGCGCTCTGCCATCATCCGCTCTGGCTCGAGGCGGGGCTGTCACCCGCCCGCGCGGCGGCTTTGCGCGAGAACGAGCGACGGGCGCTGGCCCGTGCCGCTCATGTGATCGCCACCAGCGCGCATACGGGCGAGACGCTGATCCGCGATTTCGGCGCGTCCGAGCGCAAGCTGACCATCGCGCCGCCGGGAACCGATCCGGCGCCGCGAGCGGTGGGCTCTGGCGGCGCGCCGGCGCTGCTCACTGTGGGCTCGATCATTCCGCGCAAGGCGTTTCATCTTCTGGTCGAGGCGCTGAGCGACCTTTGCGATCTCGACTGGCGCCTCGCCATCGTGGGCGGCGCCCATCATTCTCCACAGACGGCGGCCGATCTCGCTCGGCTCATCGAGGCGAGTGGGCTCGGCGGGCGCATCGCTCTGCGCGGCGAGCTTTCCGGCGAGGCGCTGGACATGGCCTATCATGGCGCGGACGTCTTCGTCTCCGCATCGCTCCACGAGGGCTACGGCATGGCGCTCGCCGAGGCGCTGGCGCGCGGGCTGCCCATTGTCGCGACGACGGGAGGCGCCGCGGGCGACACCATCCCCGATAGCGCCGCGCTAAAAATTCCGCCGGGGGACGTCGCCGCGCTGCGCGACGCTCTGCGCGCGATCATTGCGGATTCGGCCCTGCGGGCGCGGCTCGGCGAGGCCTCCTGGCGCGCGGGGCAGGCGTTGCCGCGCTGGGAAGAGACGGCGCGCATCATCGCCGATGTGACGAGGGGGCTGACATGA
- a CDS encoding phosphomannomutase/phosphoglucomutase: MFPTPVSDLAPNTYAYETTPLVKPTGFREYDARWLFEKELNLMGVQALGLGLGTLLHEMGVPLELATGHDYRAYSASIKLALISGLMAAGVRVHDIGLALSPMAYFAQFALDVPAVAMVTASHNDNGWTGVKMGAQRPVTFGPVEMTRLKEIVLAGAFRFAEGGSYRYVDNFGARYLDDLASGVKLTRKLKVVAACGNGTAGAFAPQLLERIGCEVVPLDTELDYNFPHYNPNPEDLHMLHAMADKVRESGADVGLGFDGDGDRCGVVDNTGEEIFADKIGVMLARDLSKLHPGATFVVDVKSTGLFATDPELLSRNVKADYWKTGHSYIKRRVTELKALAGFEKSGHFFFNAPVGRGYDDGLLTAVHVLQMLDRNPGKSMSELYAALPKTWGSPTMSPHCADETKYGVVDKVIARFQKMEADGVAFTGQKIRDLVTVNGVRVTTADGTWGLVRASSNKPELVVVVESPVSEARMREMFHAVDAVLRENPEVGAYNQTI, from the coding sequence ATGTTTCCGACCCCCGTTTCCGATCTCGCCCCGAACACCTACGCCTATGAGACGACGCCACTCGTGAAGCCGACGGGGTTTCGCGAATATGACGCGCGCTGGCTGTTCGAGAAGGAGCTCAACCTCATGGGGGTGCAGGCGCTCGGCCTCGGATTGGGCACGCTGCTCCATGAGATGGGCGTGCCGCTCGAGCTCGCCACCGGCCACGACTATCGCGCTTATTCCGCCTCCATAAAGCTGGCGCTGATCTCCGGCCTGATGGCAGCGGGCGTGCGCGTGCACGATATCGGCCTCGCGCTTTCGCCCATGGCCTATTTCGCGCAATTCGCGCTCGATGTTCCCGCCGTCGCTATGGTCACGGCTTCGCACAATGACAATGGCTGGACCGGCGTAAAGATGGGCGCGCAGCGTCCCGTCACCTTCGGCCCCGTGGAGATGACGCGCCTCAAGGAGATCGTGCTCGCCGGCGCCTTCCGCTTCGCCGAGGGCGGTTCCTATCGCTATGTCGATAATTTCGGCGCCCGTTATCTCGACGATCTCGCCTCGGGCGTAAAGCTCACCCGCAAGCTGAAGGTCGTCGCCGCCTGTGGCAATGGCACGGCCGGGGCCTTCGCGCCCCAGTTGCTGGAGCGCATCGGCTGCGAGGTCGTGCCGCTCGACACCGAGCTCGATTATAATTTCCCGCATTACAATCCCAACCCCGAAGACCTCCATATGCTGCACGCCATGGCCGACAAGGTGCGCGAGAGCGGCGCCGATGTCGGTCTCGGCTTCGACGGCGACGGCGATCGCTGCGGCGTCGTCGACAATACGGGCGAGGAAATTTTCGCCGATAAGATCGGCGTGATGCTGGCGCGCGATCTCTCAAAGCTGCATCCCGGCGCGACCTTCGTCGTCGATGTGAAATCGACGGGATTGTTCGCGACCGATCCGGAGCTGCTCTCGCGCAATGTGAAGGCCGATTATTGGAAGACCGGCCATTCCTATATCAAGCGCCGCGTCACCGAGCTGAAGGCGCTCGCCGGCTTCGAAAAGTCCGGGCACTTCTTCTTCAACGCGCCGGTCGGCCGCGGCTATGACGACGGCCTGCTGACGGCGGTGCATGTGCTGCAGATGCTCGATCGCAATCCGGGCAAGTCCATGTCCGAGCTCTATGCCGCGCTGCCCAAGACCTGGGGCTCGCCCACTATGTCGCCGCATTGCGCCGACGAGACGAAATATGGCGTCGTCGACAAGGTGATCGCGCGCTTCCAGAAGATGGAGGCCGATGGCGTCGCCTTCACCGGACAGAAGATTCGCGATCTCGTCACCGTGAATGGCGTGCGCGTGACGACCGCCGACGGCACATGGGGCCTGGTGCGGGCCTCATCCAACAAGCCGGAGCTGGTCGTCGTCGTCGAGAGCCCGGTGTCGGAGGCGCGCATGCGCGAGATGTTCCATGCGGTGGACGCCGTGCTGCGCGAGAATCCGGAAGTCGGCGCATATAATCAGACGATCTGA
- a CDS encoding class I SAM-dependent methyltransferase, whose product MSGFSAEWLDLRESADHAARNPILRASVARAFADRESLTVVDLACGAGSNLRGLAEFLPARQKWLLIDHDPALLAAARTRLIAWADAAEEGETLLLSKGARRLDVEFLTADLSGGAGAALAGKIDLVTSAAFFDLVSAQWLEAFAEQIAARRLPLYAILSYSGEERWTPRHADDGRMLAAFHRHQARDKGFGPAAGPRAAELLARALERLGYSVETASSPWRLGAAETALIAALAEGSAAAVAETGEVSAETIEDWRRARRMAEGCEIGHSDLFARWAAG is encoded by the coding sequence ATGAGCGGTTTCTCGGCCGAATGGCTCGATCTGCGCGAGAGCGCCGACCACGCAGCGCGCAATCCCATCCTGCGCGCGAGCGTCGCGCGGGCCTTCGCGGATCGCGAATCTCTGACCGTGGTCGATCTCGCCTGCGGGGCCGGCTCCAATCTGCGCGGCCTCGCCGAATTTCTGCCGGCGCGTCAGAAATGGCTTCTCATCGATCATGATCCGGCGCTGCTCGCCGCCGCGAGAACGCGTCTCATCGCCTGGGCCGACGCCGCGGAGGAGGGCGAGACGCTGTTGCTCTCCAAGGGCGCGCGGCGCCTCGATGTCGAGTTTCTGACCGCCGATCTCTCCGGCGGGGCAGGGGCGGCGCTCGCGGGAAAGATCGATCTCGTGACCTCGGCGGCATTTTTCGATCTCGTCTCGGCGCAATGGCTCGAGGCCTTCGCGGAGCAGATCGCGGCGCGTCGCCTGCCGCTCTATGCGATATTGAGCTATTCGGGCGAGGAGCGCTGGACGCCCCGGCATGCCGACGATGGGCGAATGCTCGCCGCCTTTCACCGCCATCAGGCGCGCGACAAGGGTTTTGGACCCGCCGCCGGGCCGCGCGCGGCGGAACTGCTGGCGCGCGCGCTGGAGAGGCTCGGCTATAGCGTCGAGACGGCGTCGAGCCCCTGGCGGCTCGGCGCGGCGGAAACGGCGCTGATCGCCGCTCTGGCCGAGGGCTCGGCGGCGGCCGTGGCCGAGACTGGCGAGGTTTCGGCAGAGACGATCGAGGATTGGCGTCGCGCCCGTCGGATGGCCGAAGGGTGCGAGATCGGGCATTCGGATCTATTCGCCCGGTGGGCGGCTGGCTGA
- the cpaB gene encoding Flp pilus assembly protein CpaB: MNKAQIVVLGVAVVAGGGAFLMMNGSPPEAPKIVQMIPTPPQTDKVLVATRDLSYGTALGEPDTNWIDWPIGAVPQGVLRKSEAPNAKEDLQGSYVRNPISNGEPVRRERLVKGPTAGLMSTLLPAGHRAVAIDISPNTTAGGFILPNDHVDVMRTYRDNDRGREGGAADLSSEVILTNVRVMAIGPIVETKNGESVVTGATATLDLEPRQAELIILAQRTGQLALMLRSMADAHEDDKRASVADDSLTVVRFGFPSTMRTR; this comes from the coding sequence ATGAACAAGGCGCAGATCGTGGTTCTCGGCGTCGCCGTCGTGGCGGGCGGCGGGGCCTTCCTGATGATGAACGGATCGCCGCCCGAGGCGCCGAAGATCGTTCAGATGATCCCCACGCCGCCGCAGACCGACAAGGTTCTCGTGGCGACGCGCGATCTCTCCTATGGAACCGCGCTCGGCGAGCCGGACACCAATTGGATCGATTGGCCGATCGGCGCGGTGCCGCAAGGCGTGCTGCGCAAGAGCGAGGCGCCGAACGCCAAGGAAGATCTGCAGGGCTCCTATGTCCGCAATCCGATCTCCAATGGCGAGCCGGTGCGGCGTGAGCGTCTGGTCAAAGGCCCGACCGCGGGCTTGATGTCCACTCTGCTTCCCGCCGGCCATCGCGCGGTCGCGATCGACATCTCACCCAACACGACGGCGGGCGGCTTCATTCTCCCGAATGATCATGTCGATGTGATGCGCACCTATCGCGACAATGATCGCGGCCGAGAAGGCGGCGCCGCCGATCTCTCATCGGAAGTCATTCTCACCAATGTGCGCGTGATGGCGATCGGTCCGATCGTCGAGACGAAGAACGGCGAGTCTGTCGTGACCGGCGCGACCGCCACGCTCGATCTCGAGCCGCGGCAGGCCGAGCTCATCATTCTCGCTCAGCGAACCGGCCAATTGGCGCTCATGCTGCGCTCGATGGCGGATGCGCATGAGGACGACAAGCGCGCTTCGGTGGCGGACGATTCTTTGACGGTCGTGCGCTTCGGCTTCCCATCAACCATGCGCACGCGCTGA
- a CDS encoding pilus assembly protein N-terminal domain-containing protein: MALLVGATVTAGVAMAREGERRGVFVDVDRARVVRMPEGAQTLIIGNPLIADVTMLKTNRLMVVTGKSFGSTNLILLDPTGNQVGEEIITVTQPMDKLVVLRGSRRESYACSPDCAPAVDLGDDKDYTARVLEAVKQHEGSSSPKR, translated from the coding sequence TTGGCATTATTGGTCGGCGCGACCGTCACCGCCGGCGTCGCTATGGCGCGCGAGGGCGAGAGACGCGGCGTTTTCGTGGACGTGGACCGCGCTCGCGTGGTGCGCATGCCGGAAGGCGCGCAAACGCTGATCATCGGAAATCCGCTCATCGCCGATGTGACGATGCTGAAGACCAATCGTCTCATGGTCGTCACCGGAAAAAGCTTCGGATCGACCAATCTCATCCTTCTCGATCCGACCGGCAATCAGGTCGGGGAGGAGATCATCACCGTCACCCAGCCGATGGACAAGCTCGTCGTGCTGCGCGGCTCGCGACGCGAGTCCTACGCCTGCTCGCCCGATTGCGCGCCCGCAGTCGATCTCGGCGACGACAAGGACTATACGGCGCGCGTTCTCGAGGCGGTGAAGCAGCACGAGGGCTCGTCCTCGCCCAAGCGGTGA
- a CDS encoding Flp family type IVb pilin, translating to MKSSVMKFLDNESGATAIEYGLIGALISIIIITAVRLVGSNLSETFNKIAQNLS from the coding sequence ATGAAATCGTCGGTTATGAAATTCCTGGACAATGAGTCCGGCGCCACGGCCATCGAATACGGTCTCATCGGCGCTTTGATTTCTATTATTATTATTACCGCTGTGAGGCTCGTCGGCAGCAATCTGTCGGAGACCTTCAACAAGATCGCTCAGAACCTCAGCTGA
- a CDS encoding prepilin peptidase: MIAAAAALILFPALMAFSAFADLLTMTIPNRVSLALIALFAVLAAWLGMPLDAVASHVACGTAVLVATFLMFNRGWMGGGDAKLASATALWLGFEQLADYALVASLAGGALTIAILALRRFEPRFVAQSPRLAHLCDAAEGVPYGIALAIAGIAVYPNSQLWALLTAA, from the coding sequence ATGATCGCAGCCGCCGCCGCGCTAATTCTTTTTCCGGCCTTGATGGCGTTTTCGGCCTTCGCCGATCTTCTCACCATGACGATTCCCAATCGCGTCTCCTTGGCGCTCATTGCGCTGTTCGCGGTTCTCGCCGCATGGCTCGGCATGCCGCTCGACGCCGTGGCCTCACATGTCGCCTGCGGCACGGCGGTGCTCGTCGCGACCTTCCTGATGTTCAATCGCGGCTGGATGGGCGGCGGCGACGCCAAGCTCGCTTCCGCGACGGCGTTGTGGCTCGGCTTCGAGCAGCTCGCCGATTATGCGCTCGTCGCCTCTCTGGCGGGCGGCGCACTGACCATAGCGATTCTCGCGCTGCGGCGATTCGAGCCGCGCTTCGTCGCCCAATCGCCGCGCCTCGCGCATCTTTGCGACGCCGCCGAGGGCGTGCCTTACGGCATAGCGCTCGCGATCGCCGGAATCGCCGTCTATCCCAATTCGCAGCTCTGGGCGCTGCTCACCGCCGCGTGA
- a CDS encoding Flp family type IVb pilin yields MKSLISRFVKDESGATAIEYGLIGALISVIIITAVRLVGSNLSETFNKIAQNLS; encoded by the coding sequence ATGAAGAGCTTGATTTCGCGGTTCGTTAAGGACGAGTCCGGCGCGACCGCCATCGAATACGGCCTGATCGGCGCGCTGATCTCCGTCATCATCATCACCGCAGTGAGGCTCGTCGGCAGCAACCTGTCCGAGACCTTCAACAAGATCGCTCAGAATCTGAGCTGA
- a CDS encoding type II and III secretion system protein family protein has product MAKIERGTTEMGRSARRLPGAAALALLALAGASLGAIPASAQEKWGVQSSAEAMMSRRIAMGVGKSIIVDLPAEASEIVVGNPKVANAVARSARKLYIMGAETGQTTIFALDRAGRQIANLEISIGRDVGELGPLLRVALPKSNITARTVNDTIILTGTVESASEAQRAVDIAKGFAARSASAHGNGAGGEGLVVNALTISTQDQVMLKVTVAEVQRRVIKQLGVSAKSGGEAILSGGWGKLVQENPFAINSGLTSSALSLNGPNSTSATLQAYERYGVSRILAEPTVTAISGESAKFTVGGEVAVPGNGNCISGSILCTVGITFKQYGVSLNFTPVVLAEGRILLHLATEVTEVDYQGAQTYNGVTVPGFKTRKNETSVELPSGGSIATAGLLQQKSDQAINGLPGLINLPVLGTLFRSRDYLRNETELLIIVTPFIARSIQARDVARPDDGFADASDPQAWLLGRVNRLYANPQHPQAVPRLKGRVGFIQD; this is encoded by the coding sequence ATGGCGAAAATCGAACGCGGAACGACGGAAATGGGCAGGTCGGCGCGCCGGCTGCCGGGGGCGGCGGCGCTCGCGCTCCTCGCGCTCGCCGGCGCTTCGCTCGGAGCCATTCCGGCGTCCGCCCAGGAAAAATGGGGCGTCCAGTCGAGCGCGGAGGCGATGATGTCGCGACGCATCGCCATGGGCGTCGGCAAGTCGATCATCGTCGATCTTCCGGCGGAGGCCTCGGAGATCGTCGTCGGCAATCCCAAGGTCGCGAATGCGGTCGCCCGCTCGGCGCGCAAGCTCTACATAATGGGCGCGGAAACGGGCCAGACGACGATCTTCGCGCTCGATCGCGCTGGGCGGCAGATCGCCAACCTCGAGATCAGCATCGGCCGCGACGTCGGCGAGCTCGGTCCGCTGCTGCGCGTCGCGCTGCCCAAATCGAACATCACCGCGCGCACGGTCAATGACACGATCATTTTGACCGGCACGGTCGAATCTGCCTCGGAGGCGCAGCGCGCCGTCGACATCGCCAAAGGCTTCGCCGCGCGTTCGGCGTCCGCGCATGGCAATGGCGCCGGCGGCGAAGGCCTCGTCGTCAATGCGCTCACCATCAGCACACAAGATCAGGTGATGCTGAAGGTCACGGTCGCCGAGGTCCAGCGCCGTGTGATCAAGCAGCTGGGCGTCTCCGCCAAATCCGGCGGCGAGGCGATCTTGTCCGGCGGCTGGGGCAAGCTCGTTCAGGAGAATCCCTTCGCCATCAATTCCGGCCTCACTTCCAGCGCATTGAGCCTCAATGGCCCCAACAGCACGTCCGCGACGCTGCAAGCATATGAGCGCTACGGCGTCTCGCGCATTCTTGCCGAGCCGACCGTCACCGCGATCTCCGGCGAGTCGGCGAAATTCACCGTCGGCGGCGAGGTTGCTGTGCCGGGCAATGGCAATTGTATCAGCGGCTCGATCCTCTGCACCGTCGGCATCACGTTCAAGCAATATGGCGTTTCGCTGAACTTCACGCCTGTTGTGCTCGCCGAAGGCCGCATTCTTCTGCATCTCGCGACAGAAGTGACCGAGGTCGATTACCAGGGCGCGCAGACCTATAATGGCGTGACCGTTCCCGGCTTCAAGACGCGCAAGAACGAGACGAGCGTCGAGCTGCCGTCCGGCGGCTCCATCGCCACGGCGGGCCTGCTGCAGCAGAAATCCGATCAGGCCATCAACGGCCTGCCCGGCCTCATCAATCTGCCGGTGCTCGGAACGCTGTTCCGCTCGCGCGACTATCTGCGTAACGAGACCGAGCTGCTCATCATCGTCACGCCCTTCATCGCGCGCTCGATCCAGGCGCGCGATGTGGCGCGGCCCGACGACGGCTTCGCGGACGCCAGCGATCCGCAGGCGTGGCTGCTCGGCCGCGTCAATCGGCTCTACGCCAATCCCCAACATCCGCAAGCGGTTCCTCGCCTGAAGGGCCGCGTCGGCTTCATTCAGGACTGA